From the Candidatus Krumholzibacteriia bacterium genome, one window contains:
- a CDS encoding aconitase family protein yields MHTILPARLKPGATVQSLGEAEAPTTAGASASLLRGRALVFWDPKRPGHKLDAIDTDQITPAADCVSESLETLDERWKVGAFRFLMPDFRARVHRGETFLVAGDRFAIGSSREMSPAGLKAVAEEAGLQMVIVCGDNMGDIFRRNALNLGLQVVQCKEAVEAAQDGDAFAFDPVTRALTNETQGKTYAPKPLTPKEDEIRRSGGVFALGRRELHRSVEAPPRVEWPDEATARRLTTTEQILWAHRVDKKEAVKPGATLRLYADLLPASDGTAPFAIHTFNQITGGRIFPRQAAIANDHFVFTGKDADAKQTSIGRAFATQQGLEKPYYATPGDGIFHFYFPEQGLVMPGQFIPGADSHSRAYGAYGAVGIGVVSTTLGFGWATGYVYMTLPRARRVIFSGRLQPWVTGKDIVLQLLQHWGEKQSQGMSVEFVDANRQLPIAYRNTIANMMAEGEAMNGIFAPDEITLAWFRAKGMTSLPYPPLRPGEDAVYEIDETLSLSGIVPMIAKPHSPANAYPATEMAAERLLFDKAYIGSCTNGSYTDLLHAALVIDAARAAGHGRAQRDFVVFPGSAGVKEAIEKPESRLGGKSVAAVLRAAGGQIRDSWCGPCFGQGPDALQPGQRAITSFNRNWQNRMGYGGEGYLASPAVVAASALLGYMAPPEALGIEWNPELFEV; encoded by the coding sequence ATGCACACGATCCTCCCGGCGCGACTGAAGCCCGGAGCTACGGTACAGAGCCTCGGCGAAGCGGAAGCTCCGACGACAGCAGGAGCTTCTGCGTCGCTCCTCCGCGGCCGGGCGCTCGTCTTCTGGGATCCGAAGCGGCCTGGGCACAAGCTCGACGCCATCGACACCGACCAGATCACCCCAGCAGCGGACTGTGTCTCGGAAAGCCTCGAGACTCTGGACGAGCGCTGGAAAGTGGGCGCCTTCCGCTTTCTCATGCCCGACTTCCGGGCGCGCGTGCATCGCGGCGAGACCTTCCTCGTCGCCGGAGACCGCTTCGCCATCGGTTCGTCGCGGGAGATGAGCCCGGCGGGGCTCAAGGCGGTCGCCGAGGAAGCGGGCCTGCAGATGGTGATCGTGTGCGGCGACAACATGGGGGACATCTTCCGGCGCAACGCCCTCAACCTGGGTTTGCAGGTGGTGCAGTGCAAGGAAGCCGTCGAGGCCGCCCAAGACGGCGACGCCTTCGCCTTCGATCCGGTGACGCGGGCGCTCACCAACGAAACGCAGGGCAAGACCTACGCACCCAAGCCGCTGACGCCGAAAGAAGACGAGATCCGCCGCAGCGGCGGCGTCTTCGCCCTCGGCCGGCGCGAGCTGCACCGGTCCGTGGAAGCGCCGCCACGTGTCGAATGGCCCGACGAGGCGACGGCGCGGCGCCTCACGACGACGGAGCAGATTCTCTGGGCGCATCGCGTGGACAAGAAGGAAGCAGTGAAACCCGGCGCGACGCTCCGCCTCTACGCCGATCTCCTGCCGGCGTCCGACGGCACGGCGCCATTCGCCATCCACACCTTCAACCAGATCACCGGCGGGCGGATCTTCCCGCGGCAGGCCGCCATCGCCAACGATCACTTCGTTTTCACCGGCAAGGACGCGGACGCCAAGCAGACCTCCATCGGTCGTGCCTTCGCCACCCAGCAAGGACTGGAGAAGCCCTACTACGCCACCCCGGGCGACGGCATCTTCCACTTCTACTTCCCCGAACAAGGTCTCGTGATGCCGGGACAATTCATCCCCGGCGCCGATTCGCACAGCCGCGCCTACGGGGCGTACGGCGCTGTCGGCATCGGCGTCGTCTCGACGACCCTCGGGTTCGGCTGGGCCACGGGCTACGTGTACATGACCCTGCCCCGGGCGCGACGCGTCATCTTCAGCGGCCGCTTGCAACCTTGGGTGACGGGCAAGGACATCGTGCTGCAGCTCCTGCAGCACTGGGGCGAGAAGCAGTCGCAGGGCATGTCGGTGGAATTCGTCGACGCCAACCGGCAGCTGCCCATCGCCTACCGCAACACCATCGCCAACATGATGGCGGAAGGCGAGGCGATGAATGGCATCTTCGCCCCCGACGAGATCACGCTCGCTTGGTTCCGCGCCAAGGGCATGACGTCGCTGCCGTACCCGCCCCTCCGTCCCGGTGAGGATGCGGTGTACGAGATCGACGAGACCTTGAGCCTATCGGGGATCGTGCCGATGATCGCCAAGCCGCACAGCCCTGCCAATGCCTACCCGGCCACGGAGATGGCGGCGGAACGCTTGCTCTTCGACAAAGCCTACATCGGTTCGTGCACCAACGGCAGCTACACCGACCTCCTGCACGCGGCGCTGGTGATCGACGCCGCGCGAGCCGCCGGGCACGGCCGCGCTCAGCGCGACTTCGTCGTTTTCCCCGGCTCGGCGGGGGTGAAAGAGGCGATCGAAAAACCGGAGAGTCGTCTCGGCGGCAAGTCCGTCGCCGCAGTGCTCCGCGCCGCCGGCGGGCAAATCCGTGATTCGTGGTGCGGCCCCTGCTTCGGTCAAGGACCGGACGCGCTGCAACCCGGCCAGCGCGCCATCACCTCGTTCAACCGCAATTGGCAGAACCGTATGGGCTACGGCGGCGAAGGTTATCTCGCCAGTCCCGCCGTGGTGGCGGCGTCCGCCCTGCTGGGCTACATGGCGCCACCGGAGGCCCTCGGCATCGAGTGGAATCCCGAACTGTTCGAGGTCTGA
- a CDS encoding NAD(P)(+) transhydrogenase (Re/Si-specific) subunit beta has translation MIEHLTQLAYLLATGLFVFSLKWLSHPTTARRGVMAGVLAMAFAMAGTLLHPEIVTYKWIALGLIAGTLAGIPLSRVPLTAVPQRTALSHAFGGLAAGLVGTAKYILWLQQGELTVFRTSAIVVEIILGYLTFTGSLMAAGKLQEVISTRPITYRGQNIINLTLLAIAVVSGIVLVARPENWQLFPVIAGLSLLFGVLLIIPIGGADMPTVISLLNSYAGLSAVAMGFVLENKLLITAGALDGSSGFILSVIMCRAMNRSFTNVLFGAFGQVTTSVATQQQRSYKSATPQDVAQMLASATSVVVVPGYGMAVAQAQHRVREIYDQLSRRGIDVKFAIHPVAGRMPGHMNVLLAEADIPYDRLVEMEEINKDMPQVDVVLVVGANDVVNPAARSDPKSPIYGMPIIDADKAKLCIANKRSMNPGFAGIDNDLYYADRTLMLFGDAKAALGHVFDELKAGA, from the coding sequence ATGATCGAGCACCTGACCCAACTGGCGTACCTGCTGGCCACGGGGCTCTTCGTCTTTTCCCTCAAATGGCTGAGCCACCCGACGACGGCGCGGCGCGGCGTCATGGCCGGCGTCCTCGCCATGGCCTTTGCCATGGCCGGGACCCTGCTGCATCCGGAGATCGTCACCTACAAGTGGATTGCCCTCGGGCTCATCGCCGGGACGCTGGCGGGCATCCCGCTCTCCCGGGTGCCGTTGACCGCGGTGCCGCAACGGACGGCGCTCTCCCACGCCTTCGGCGGCCTGGCCGCCGGCCTGGTCGGCACGGCCAAGTACATCCTCTGGTTGCAGCAAGGCGAGCTGACCGTCTTCCGCACCAGCGCCATCGTGGTCGAGATCATCCTGGGCTACCTCACCTTCACCGGCAGCCTCATGGCGGCGGGGAAGCTGCAGGAAGTGATTTCCACCCGGCCGATCACCTATCGCGGCCAGAACATCATCAACCTGACCTTGCTGGCGATCGCCGTCGTGAGCGGCATCGTCCTCGTCGCCCGCCCCGAAAACTGGCAGCTCTTCCCAGTGATCGCGGGTTTGTCGCTCCTCTTCGGCGTCCTCCTCATCATCCCCATCGGCGGCGCCGACATGCCGACGGTGATCTCGCTCCTCAACTCCTATGCGGGCCTGTCGGCGGTGGCCATGGGCTTCGTCCTGGAGAACAAGCTGCTCATCACGGCAGGAGCGCTCGATGGCTCCTCGGGCTTCATCCTCTCGGTGATCATGTGCCGGGCGATGAACCGTTCGTTCACCAACGTCCTCTTCGGCGCTTTCGGGCAGGTCACCACCAGCGTGGCAACGCAGCAGCAGCGCAGCTACAAGAGCGCGACCCCCCAGGACGTGGCGCAGATGCTGGCGAGCGCTACCAGCGTCGTCGTCGTCCCGGGGTACGGCATGGCGGTGGCGCAGGCGCAGCACCGTGTGCGGGAGATCTACGACCAGCTGTCGCGCCGGGGCATCGACGTCAAGTTCGCCATCCATCCCGTGGCGGGCCGCATGCCGGGTCACATGAACGTGCTGCTGGCCGAAGCCGACATCCCCTACGACCGGCTCGTCGAAATGGAAGAGATCAACAAAGACATGCCCCAGGTGGACGTGGTTCTCGTCGTCGGCGCCAACGACGTGGTCAACCCGGCGGCGCGCAGCGATCCCAAGAGCCCCATCTACGGCATGCCCATCATCGACGCCGACAAGGCCAAGCTCTGCATCGCCAACAAGCGCAGCATGAACCCGGGCTTTGCGGGGATCGACAACGATCTCTACTACGCCGATCGCACCCTCATGCTCTTCGGCGACGCCAAGGCAGCCCTCGGGCACGTCTTCGACGAGTTGAAGGCTGGGGCCTGA
- a CDS encoding NAD(P) transhydrogenase subunit alpha, translating to MTHLDIWSALFVFMLATFIGFEVIRSVSRLLHTPLMSLTNAISAIAVVGSILIAGEQQTPLSTLLGTVAVAASMTNIVSGFLITDRMLKMFKKRPDKK from the coding sequence ATGACCCATCTCGACATCTGGTCGGCGCTCTTCGTCTTCATGCTGGCCACGTTCATCGGCTTCGAAGTCATTCGCAGCGTCTCCAGACTCCTGCACACACCGCTCATGTCCTTGACGAACGCGATCTCGGCGATCGCCGTCGTCGGCTCCATCCTGATCGCGGGCGAGCAGCAAACGCCGCTGTCCACCCTCCTCGGCACGGTGGCGGTGGCGGCTTCGATGACGAACATCGTCAGCGGCTTCCTGATCACCGATCGCATGCTCAAGATGTTCAAGAAGCGGCCGGACAAGAAATGA